A window of Hordeum vulgare subsp. vulgare chromosome 5H, MorexV3_pseudomolecules_assembly, whole genome shotgun sequence genomic DNA:
AACCACTGGTTCTTCGTTGTAAATTCACTGCTTGTCGAATTGTTACTTTCTGAAGCCACTGTAAGCTTGTGTATTTATCTTAGAAGCTGTTTGTGCACTATATGTAATAAGATTACATAACGGCAATTGCCACATATATTTACACCACGTTCTTTGGTTCTTGGAAGTtatgctagccacctttatgtctTTTTACAATGTACATCCCATGGTCAGTGTTTGTTTTATCtattatacttcctccgttcctaaatataagattttACAGATTccattaaaagactacatacggagcaaaatgaatgaatctacactctaaaatatgtctatatacatccatatatagTTCATAGTACAatatctaaaatgtcttatatttaggaacacagGGAGTAGTTGTTAGGTCCATTGTAGCTCATGCGAGGACCTCTGGTAGAACCGATACTTATTTACCAGACATACAAAGTACTTAGTAATCAAAAAAGTTTAACATGTTTAGTTGCAAGATTACAAATACTTGATTGTCGAATTTTTAAAAAGCTTAGTCGCCAGATTAGATGTATTTATCGCCATTTTTTTTAAATGCTTTTAGTTCAGTTTCCTTTGCGGTGGTTCGAGAGAGAAGCGGGAGGAACACAAAATTGGATCATCCAACGGTCCACACAAACTCTTACATGTTTAAAGAAAAAAGAACTCAGGCAGTCCCTACAAGAATCGACCTTGTCAATTTCATTTCTTTACACTTGATCATCTCCTTCTCATGTTGCCATTTATTCAGGTGAAAAATATAACACCATGAAACTAAAAATCAAGAGAAATCTGAACATCAACCTAAGAAGAGATCTTAGCAAACACATCAAGCACTAGATAAATTACCACAATATTGTATATGTAGTTATGTACAGATCtggcaaagaggatacaaaacccaTCCTTATTGGCACCACAAGCACATGATGGGCTCCGGGGGTAACACTGCTAGCAGATACTAGTATGCAGTACAAACCACACGGGGAGTGCTGGGGTTCATGCCCAAATGTCGATTCTTACCACCAATATACAATCATATATCATTGGTTCATGACACGAGATACATCGGTACTACTTATCCGAGGCGTCTTTCAGCTTCTAAGCCGCAACCGCCTCTCGCAGTTTGCTGCTGCCTTCTGGAGGCGCCAAGCTGTCGTAGTACTCGACGAGGACCTTCCAGCCACCCGGGCACATAAAACCGTCGGGTGGGCTCTCGCGATTCTTGGCAAGGCTGCGCATCTGTGTTACAGTGGCAACTTTGTTAGGACAAGGTTAACAAAATGTTGGGGCCAGAGTTAAGTGATGTGCCAATGACACTGAAATGAATTACCTTTGTGCCAGAGATGAACAGGAAGTCCTCTTTCCTTGATGGGTCGAAGAAATTCATCTTGTTATGCTTTGTGTCGTATGCAGCCACCTGATCCAAAATAAGAATGACAAGACATGTCAAGAAAACAGAATAAAACAATAGTATTTCGACATTGAGTAAAACATATTGATGGCAAGATCAGAATGGGGTGTCTGGCCTGGAAGGATTACACACCTTGAAAGGAAGGATATTGAGCCTCTCAAGCCCAGGAGCCATGCTCAGTACTTTTTTCCCATGATCAGCATCATAAAGGTCCCTCTTTTCGGTCGGGTGGCCCATACCAGCAGGGTCTCTTCCGACAATATAGAAGTTTGCACCAGCATTTATACGAGCCTTAGCATGCCACTGCACCTCAGTTGGCCCAGCATAGTGCATTGGAGAGGGGAAGATTGCAACCACAGTTGATTCTGGGTTTAGGACACCTTCCTCAAGAACCTAGAAAATGAAGGAAAGACGTCAGAACAATGCAGGGATTATgcttttactccctccgttcctaaatataagtctttctagagattccactaatagactacatacggatgtatatagacatactttagagtgtagattcactcattttgctccgtatgtagactcctagtgaaatctcttaaaagacttatatttaggaacggagggagtacatcttaATGTGTCTATACTAGTCTCATATAAAAAGGTTTCACCATAAGACCTGTTACCCAGGATTATAGTTAATTTCTATCTATGGCTATAGGAGTCATATTTCCTTTTTTTAGAAAATGGATGGTAGGATTGTTATAACTCAGTACCTTCTCATGCTGCTTCATTCTCACACTAAGAGGCACGTCATCTGCTTTTGTGAATCCTCCCAGtggatggagaagaagaacaggGTTTTTGTAGCCCATCTCAAGAAGACGCCTCCGTGTATCAGTCATGAGCAACGCATGCCCATTGTGCACAGGGTTACGAAGTTGAAAAGCAAACACTGCATCTGCATTGCGCCTGGCAAATTCTTCACGCAGCTGTGCTGGAGACAAACGATACTGATCCAGGCCATCATTATACTTGATTGGTTCTATAACCTCCAGGTCTCCACCAATCAACCAATCACCAGCATTTGTAATCGCCTCCTCTACGTACGGCAGTCCACGTGCAGCTGTTCCCCAAGTCCGTGCAATTCTTTCTTCCTTGTTATGCTTGTAGATCTCAATActgaagaaagaaggaaagagtgTTAAAAATGAGTTATAGATGAAGAGCATTCAGTACACTAAAAGAAAATCACTCATATATCATATAAATAGGCTATGCTTGTTTCCAACAGCATAAAATCCTTTTCATTGGAAACCAGGTGTAACATCTTCTTAAGACTGGAGATTGCGTCAACAGATAGAGGCGTGCTACGTCGATGTCATTATGTCACTTCAGATATCCAGTTGCTACATTTCTAGGACAGCATCATTTTCATTTTCAGCGCTTGATGTTTATAAAAATCAGATAAATCATGGCGATGTAAGTACGAGGTATCACAAGTTGTAAAGTACTAGGAAAGGCGTCGAAAAAACGACACAATGGAATATCTATTGAAGGGAACAATACGATAAGATATGCAATTTAATACGACCAAAGGTATTATCAAGTTTGATATGGCTGAAGGTATTATCAACTTTAATACGACCGTAGGTATTGTCAACTTTACTGCGACCGAAGGTATTATCAAGTTTAGTACGACGGAAGGTATTGTCAACTTTACTAAGACCGACGGTATTATCAATTTTATTACGACAGAAGGTATTATTGACTTTAGTAATCATCTATTGGATGATGCATGATTGGCATACCATGGATATCTGAAGATTGTCAACATATACAACTACGCTGTTAAAAGTATGACTGAAGTCCTCACTATCATAGCCCCATTCCACAAAAGCAGAAACTGATACGAATTTCGTTTGAGTGTCAAGTAGCCACTTAAGGTAGCAAATTGCTGACCACCACACTTTGCTGACCATCATTGCCCGTATTCTTAGTAAAAGAAATGGAGTATATACTAGCACTAAGTTTAGATAAGAGCTACTAGAATTGTGTACACAGATAAGCTGTGTAGCTACCGAAATGTGCAAACCATATGCCCTCTTAACAGTGAATCCACAAGTTTGAGGTTGAAGAAACCACCATTATCAGCAGGAGCCTAAATAAGCTCACAACATAATTCCCCAATTCCTACCCGAAAGAAACATTATGAATTAGCATGTCTTAAAATTGGTACTACTAGCTAGGGTACATTTAATCATGGGAGAGGggaaaaaaacagagagagagaaaagagggGGGATAGGTTCTCACTCGCGGAGGACGGCGACGGGGCGGTCGTGGGCGTCGACGAGCGCGACGCTGGTGGCGGCGgaggcctggatggcgcggcgctGGGCGTCGTCGAGGGCGAGGACGATGGGCACGGACATGTTGACGAGGCTGCCATCGGCGCCGCGGACGGCGTTGAAATGAAGTGCTTGGAGGAACTCGGTCTCGCGCATGAAGCCGCGCAGCGGGCTGGCCCAGCCCTCGCTGAGCACGTGCAGCCACTCGGTGTCCACGCGGCCCAGGCGCACCCGGTGCGgcagcgccgccgcctcccgccgCAGCGCCGCCCGCCGCCCGCCCTCCTCGGGCGCCACCAGCTCCACCAGCCTGCCCCCGTCCGGCTCGATCAGGCCGCCGGCCCGGCACCGCaccccgcgcgccgccgccgccgcggccctgccgccgcccctcaccgcgacccgcgccgccgccgccgccggctgtCCCTGCCCCCTGCTGGGCCGCGCCAGCTGCGGGAACCTCACCGCGAAGGCGGCCTGCGTCGCCATGGCTGGTGGTGCTGATGCTTCTTGCTGACGATCTGGTCACGGCCCCCGCCTCCCCCCGACTACTTATATCGGGGGCGTTTATCAGGTTTCGTCTTGCTCTTTCCTTGCGGCTGGCG
This region includes:
- the LOC123452179 gene encoding ATP-sulfurylase 3, chloroplastic-like, with protein sequence MATQAAFAVRFPQLARPSRGQGQPAAAAARVAVRGGGRAAAAAARGVRCRAGGLIEPDGGRLVELVAPEEGGRRAALRREAAALPHRVRLGRVDTEWLHVLSEGWASPLRGFMRETEFLQALHFNAVRGADGSLVNMSVPIVLALDDAQRRAIQASAATSVALVDAHDRPVAVLRDIEIYKHNKEERIARTWGTAARGLPYVEEAITNAGDWLIGGDLEVIEPIKYNDGLDQYRLSPAQLREEFARRNADAVFAFQLRNPVHNGHALLMTDTRRRLLEMGYKNPVLLLHPLGGFTKADDVPLSVRMKQHEKVLEEGVLNPESTVVAIFPSPMHYAGPTEVQWHAKARINAGANFYIVGRDPAGMGHPTEKRDLYDADHGKKVLSMAPGLERLNILPFKVAAYDTKHNKMNFFDPSRKEDFLFISGTKMRSLAKNRESPPDGFMCPGGWKVLVEYYDSLAPPEGSSKLREAVAA